One Mycolicibacterium crocinum DNA window includes the following coding sequences:
- the egtC gene encoding ergothioneine biosynthesis protein EgtC — protein sequence MCRHLGWLGEPVSIASLVLDPPCGLRVQSYAPRRQKHGLINADGWGVGFFDRDEVRRWRSASPLWGDVSFASVSPALRSNCVVAAVRSATVGMPIEASASAPFTDGSWLLSHNGVVDRGVLPVSAAAESTVDSAMLAALIFDRGAENLADTIVDVGAADPSARLNILMANGSRLLATTWGDSLSVLRRDDGVVLASEPYDDHPDWEDIPDRHLVDVSGAGQVTMTPLKGSS from the coding sequence ATGTGCCGGCATCTCGGGTGGCTGGGCGAACCGGTGTCGATCGCCTCGCTGGTGCTCGACCCGCCGTGCGGCCTGCGCGTGCAGTCGTACGCCCCGCGCAGGCAGAAGCACGGGCTGATCAACGCCGACGGGTGGGGGGTCGGCTTCTTCGACCGCGACGAGGTGCGCCGGTGGCGCAGCGCGTCACCGCTGTGGGGCGACGTGTCGTTCGCTTCGGTGTCGCCGGCGTTGCGCAGCAATTGCGTTGTCGCCGCGGTCCGTTCGGCGACGGTGGGGATGCCGATCGAGGCCAGCGCGTCCGCGCCGTTCACCGACGGCAGCTGGCTGCTGTCGCACAACGGGGTGGTGGACCGGGGAGTGCTTCCGGTCAGTGCCGCCGCCGAGTCGACCGTCGACAGTGCGATGCTGGCCGCACTGATCTTTGACCGCGGCGCCGAAAACCTCGCCGATACGATCGTCGACGTCGGTGCCGCAGATCCCAGCGCGCGGCTGAACATCTTGATGGCCAACGGATCTCGACTCCTGGCCACCACGTGGGGCGACTCGTTGTCGGTGCTTCGCCGCGACGACGGCGTGGTGCTGGCCAGTGAACCCTATGATGACCACCCTGATTGGGAAGATATCCCGGACCGGCACCTCGTCGACGTGAGCGGCGCGGGACAGGTGACGATGACACCGTTGAAAGGATCTTCGTGA